The proteins below come from a single Melitaea cinxia chromosome 9, ilMelCinx1.1, whole genome shotgun sequence genomic window:
- the LOC123656207 gene encoding uncharacterized protein LOC123656207, whose protein sequence is MSECNCDEEEKDDDMLFENNSEILNLSEEGTKNILNCEQRVEKRPHESSDENINNDNEFITVTRRKVKYRIQFAMAKLLRDEDIQNIVKIKYKGPYKVLIQFNSADSADKLLKCTKMVDLGFKCMMTMENVYTYGVVKGVDLELDDKEILENLTSEYEIIAVKRLKRVDYDGKWINSEACRISFKENTLPSYVKGYGVRFKVEPFLFPVSQCSGCWKFGHFLRFCPTRKILCPKCGGNHDNCETKELKCLNCKGPHFVLDKNCPMFVKEKKIRVIMSERNVTYRKALEIYLQENHSNTQVPDPKYSPKEKINVLNSQTEIYNKNLYSSKVASEALIEIDCSSRESDNEKEDYVEKK, encoded by the exons ATGAGTGAATGTAATTGTGATGAAGAGGAAAAAGATGACGATATGTTATTTGAAAACAATAGTGAGATATTAAATTTGTCAGAGGaaggtacaaaaaatattttgaactgtGAACAACGGGTGGAAAAGAGACCACATGAAAGCAGCGATGAAAATATTAACAACGACAACGAGTTTATTACTGTCACGAGGAGGAAAGTAAAATATCGCATA CAATTTGCGATGGCGAAGCTACTGAGGGATGAagatattcaaaatattgttaaaattaagtataaagGCCCATATAAAGTATTAATTCAGTTTAATTCAGCTGATAGTGCTGATAAACTtctaaaatgtacaaaaatggTAGATTTAGGGTTTAAGTGTATGATGACTATGGAAAATGTATATACTTACGGTGTAGTAAAGGGGGTTGATCTAGAACTTGACGACAAAGAGATATTGGAGAATTTAACTTCAGAATATGAAATCATCGCTGTTAAAAGACTTAAGCGCGTAGATTATGACGGGAAATGGATAAATAGTGAAGCTTGCCGCatttcttttaaagaaaatacaCTACCTTCATATGTAAAAGGATATGGTGTTAGATTCAAGGTAGAACCGTTTTTGTTCCCGGTTAGTCAATGCTCAGGCTGTTGGAAATTCGGTCATTTCTTAAGATTTTGTCCTACTAGAAAGATTCTTTGTCCAAAATGTGGAGGGAATCATGACAACTGTGAAACGAAAGAATTGAAATGTCTTAATTGTAAAGGTCCACATTTTGTGCTAGACAAAAATTGTCCTATGTTTgtcaaggaaaaaaaaattagagtaaTCATGAGTGAAAGAAATGTAACATACAGAAAAGCATTGGAGATATATTTGCAAGAAAATCATTCAAATACTCAAGTACCGGATCCTAAGTATAGTCCAAAAGAAAAGATAAATGTGCTCAACAGTCaaacagaaatatataataaaaatctgtaCAGTTCAAAAGTTGCGAGTGAGGCTTTGATAGAAATAGATTGTTCTTCACGTGAAAGTGATAATGAAAAAGAAGactatgtagaaaaaaaatga